One region of Camelina sativa cultivar DH55 chromosome 6, Cs, whole genome shotgun sequence genomic DNA includes:
- the LOC104790602 gene encoding protein ABHD17B produces the protein MGAVTSSMAAKFAFFPPNPPSYGVEVVGGKLKLVGVENVKESVEVLKLKTKRGNQVVAAYIKNPTASLTLLYSHGNAADLGQMFELFSELSLHLRVNLIGYDYSGYGRSSGKPSEQNTYCDIEAVYRCLEEKYGVKEQDVILYGQSVGSGPTLELASRLPNLRAVVLHSAIASGLRVMYPVKRTYWFDIYKNIEKISFVKCPVLVIHGTTDDVVNWSHGKQLFDLCKEKYEPLWIKGGNHCDLELYPQYIKHLRKFVSAIEKSPHLRNGPAPQTEKARSSTDIREPARPSTDQREKSRTSMDQREMPKLSTDKARASVDKRERTRKSVDGSQKPSNSTELQLQPEKGRNSIDRFGEMIRSVGFCNIDCFKPTTTAK, from the exons ATGGGGGCGGTGACGTCATCAATGGCGGCGAAGTTTGCGTTCTTCCCGCCAAATCCGCCGTCGTACGGCGTAGAGGTGGTGGGAGGAAAGCTGAAGCTGGTTGGTGTAGAGAACGTGAAGGAGAGCGTTGAAGTATTGAAGCTGAAGACGAAGAGAGGGAATCAGGTGGTTGCGGCGTATATTAAGAATCCTACAGCTTCACTTACGCTTCTGTATTCTCATGGTAACGCAGCCGATCTTGGTCAGATGTTTGAGCTTTTCTCTGAGCTCAGCCTTCATCTTCGTGTCAACTTAATTGG GTATGATTATTCGGGTTATGGGAGGTCTTCAGGGAAG CCTAGTGAACAGAACACGTATTGCGATATAGAAGCAGTATATAGATGTTTGGAAGAGAAATATGGTGTGAAGGAACAAGATGTTATCTTATATGGACAATCTGTAGGAAGCGGTCCGACATTAGAATTGGCTTCTCGTTTGCCAAACCTACGAGCTGTTGTTCTTCATAGTGCTATTGCATCTGGTCTTAGAGTCATGTACCCTGTCAAACGAACTTACTGGTTTGACATTTACAAG AATATTGAGAAGATATCTTTTGTCAAATGTCCGGTTTTGGTAATTCAC GGAACAACAGATGATGTTGTTAATTGGTCTCATGGGAAGCAATTGTTTGATCTGtgtaaagaaaaatatgaaccGCTTTGGATCAAAGGAGGAAACCACTGTGACTTAGAGCTATACCCGCAATACATAAAACATTTAAGGAAATTTGTGTCCGCAATTGAGAAATCACCTCATCTTAGAAACGGACCTGCGCCACAAACAGAGAAGGCGAGGAGCAGTACTGATATTAGAGAACCTGCAAGACCGAGCACAGATCAAAGAGAGAAGTCAAGAACAAGCATGGATCAAAGAGAGATGCCGAAGTTGAGTACAGATAAAGCGAGGGCTAGCGTtgataagagagaaagaacGAGAAAAAGCGTTGATGGGTCTCAGAAACCGAGTAATTCCACGGAACTGCAGCTACAACCTGAGAAAGGGAGAAATAGCATTGACAG GTTTGGGGAGATGATAAGATCAGTAGGATTTTGCAACATAGACTGTTTCAAGCCTACAACAACAGCCAAGTGA
- the LOC104790603 gene encoding sodium-coupled neutral amino acid transporter 3: protein MTIEDVTPVPKRNGSSSDEIVAPLLPKSQGDEVAFDEFNGASFSGAVFNLATTVIGAGIMALPATMKILGLVLGIIMIVVMAFLTDASIEFLLRFSKAGKNRSYGGLMGGSFGNPGRILLQVAVLVNNIGVLIVYMIIIGDVLAGKTEDGTHHFGVLEGWFGHHWWNGRAAVLLITTLGVFAPLACFKRIDSLKFTSALSVALAVVFLIITAGISIMKLISGGVAMPRLLPDVTDLTSFWNLFTVVPVLVTAFICHYNIHSIQNELEDPTQIRPVVRSALMLCSSVYIMTSIFGFLLFGDDTLDDVLANFDTDLGIPFGSVLNDAVRVSYALHLMLVFPIVFYPLRINIDGLLFPSARSLTSSNVRFGCLTAGLISVIFLGANFIPSIWDAFQFTGATAAVCLGFIFPASIILKDRHSKATNRDTTLAIFMIVLAVLSNAIAIYSDAYALFKKNAPRE, encoded by the exons atgacgatTGAAGATGTAACTCCGGTTCCAAAGAGGAACGGTTCTTCATCTGATGAAATCGTTGCTCCGTTATTACCAAAGTCTCAAGGAGACGAAGTTGCTTTTGATGAATTCAACGGAGCTTCGTTTAGTGGAGCGGTTTTTAATCTCGCTACGACTGTAATTGGTGCTGGTATCATGGCTTTGCCTGCTACGATGAAGATACTTGGGCTTGTACTTGGAATCATTATGATTGTTGTTATGGCTTTCTTGACTGATGCCTCCATTGAGTTCTTGCTTAGGTTTAGTAAAGCTGGCAAGAATCGATCTTATGGTGGTTTGATGGGTGGTTCTTTTGGTAATCCTGGAAGGATTTTGCTTCAAGTCGCTGTTTTAGTTAACAACATCGGTGTTTTGATTGTCTACATGATCATCATTG gTGATGTGTTGGCTGGAAAGACAGAAGATGGAACCCACCATTTCGGTGTTCTTGAAGGATGGTTCGGTCACCATTGGTGGAACGGAAGAGCTGCTGTTCTTCTTATTACAACTCTTGGTGTGTTTGCTCCATTGGCTTGCTTCAAGCGAATTG ATTCTTTGAAATTTACATCTGCCTTATCGGTAGCTCTGGCGGTTGTGTTTCTCATCATCACAGCGGGAATTTCGATTATGAAGTTGATCAGTGGTGGCGTGGCAATGCCAAGATTGCTACCAGATGTTACTGACTTAACATCTTTTTGGAATCTTTTCACAGTTGTGCCCGTTCTTGTCACAGCTTTTATTTGCCATTACAATA TTCACAGCATACAGAACGAGCTCGAAGACCCTACTCAGATAAGACCTGTTGTCAGATCAGCACTTATGCTCTGCTCATCTGTTTACATAATGACAAGTATTTTTGGGTTCCTCTTGTTTGGCGATGATACTCTTGATGACGTCCTTGCAAACTTTGACACCGATCTTGGAATCCCTTTTGGCTCGGTCCTTAATGATGCTGTTCGAGTTAGCTATGCGCTTCATCTGATGCTTGTATTCCCAATTGTTTTCTACCCTCTGCGGATTAACATTGACGGGCTCTTGTTCCCTTCTGCTCGTTCATTAACTTCCTCAAATGTGAGGTTCGGTTGCCTCACTGCCGGTCTCATTTCTGTAATCTTCTTGGGTGCAAACTTCATCCCAAGCATTTGGGATGCTTTCCAATTCACTGGAGCAACTGCAGCCGTTTGTCTCGGCTTCATCTTCCCAGCTTCTATTATTCTAAA GGATCGTCATAGCAAAGCAACAAACAGGGACACGACCTTAGCCATTTTCATGATCGTTCTTGCTGTATTGTCCAATGCAATCGCCATTTACAGTGATGCTTATGCGTTATTCAAGAAGAACGCACCTCGTGAGTAA